Proteins found in one Acidimicrobiales bacterium genomic segment:
- a CDS encoding inositol monophosphatase family protein, which yields MTDDEILAVLGEAAAAVAAALAATPDWGEAGTRPGQHLSDLAADEAAIGVLSAAGLSVFSEESGRTGADTDLTVVIDPVDGSTNASRGVSWWATSLCAIDDRGPRVALVDDLVHGTRATAIRGRGGEADGAPLAASGCTDLSAAIVGLNGLPARHLGWAQCRALGAAALDLGAVASGRLDAFVDCSGDGLAPWDYLGAALLCAEAGATVLALDERPLHDLGAPVRRPVVAAATAELAHELADRYRRAGPLPRLAP from the coding sequence GTGACCGACGACGAGATCCTCGCCGTGCTGGGCGAGGCGGCGGCCGCCGTCGCCGCCGCCCTCGCCGCCACCCCCGACTGGGGCGAGGCGGGCACCCGCCCGGGCCAGCACCTGAGCGACCTGGCCGCCGACGAGGCCGCCATCGGGGTGCTGTCCGCCGCCGGCCTGTCCGTGTTCAGCGAGGAGAGCGGCCGCACCGGGGCCGACACCGACCTCACCGTGGTCATCGACCCCGTGGACGGCAGCACCAACGCCTCTCGGGGGGTGTCGTGGTGGGCCACCAGCCTGTGCGCCATCGACGACCGGGGTCCCCGGGTGGCCCTGGTCGACGACCTGGTGCACGGCACCCGGGCCACCGCCATCCGGGGCCGGGGGGGCGAGGCGGACGGCGCGCCCCTGGCCGCCAGCGGGTGCACGGACCTCTCCGCCGCCATCGTGGGCCTCAACGGGCTGCCGGCCCGCCACCTGGGCTGGGCCCAGTGCCGGGCCCTGGGCGCCGCCGCCCTCGACCTGGGGGCCGTGGCCTCCGGGCGCCTCGACGCCTTCGTGGACTGCAGCGGCGACGGCCTGGCCCCCTGGGACTACCTGGGTGCCGCCCTGCTGTGCGCCGAGGCCGGGGCCACCGTCCTGGCCCTCGACGAACGTCCCCTCCACGATCTGGGGGCCCCCGTCCGCCGCCCCGTGGTGGCGGCGGCCACCGCCGAGCTGGCCCACGAGCTGGCCGATCGCTACCGCCGGGCCGGCCCCCTGCCCCGCCTCGCCCCTTGA
- a CDS encoding NUDIX domain-containing protein translates to MHPGLHRTLLRVFRRLPTSARRRVVRTIAPSYTVGSMCFVERDDGALLLVQHSYRRRWGVPGGLLERGEATAEAAVREVREEVGVDVVLVGEPAVVVEPDPQRVDVIYRARLAPGVAPDDAHPSSPEIETVRWFPAGALPELQHETACAFVALARARGTSEADHVAQRLARERTG, encoded by the coding sequence ATGCACCCCGGGCTCCACCGCACCCTCCTCCGGGTGTTCCGGCGGCTGCCGACGTCGGCCCGGCGGCGGGTGGTGCGCACCATCGCCCCGTCGTACACGGTCGGGTCCATGTGCTTCGTCGAGCGCGACGACGGCGCCCTGCTCCTCGTGCAGCACTCCTACCGGCGGCGCTGGGGCGTCCCCGGCGGCCTGCTGGAGCGGGGCGAGGCCACGGCCGAGGCCGCCGTCCGCGAGGTGCGGGAGGAGGTGGGCGTGGACGTGGTGCTGGTGGGCGAGCCGGCCGTGGTGGTCGAACCGGACCCCCAGCGGGTCGACGTGATCTACCGGGCCCGGCTGGCGCCCGGGGTGGCCCCCGACGACGCCCACCCCTCCAGCCCCGAGATCGAGACCGTACGGTGGTTCCCGGCCGGGGCGCTGCCCGAGCTCCAGCACGAGACGGCCTGCGCCTTCGTGGCCCTGGCCCGGGCCCGGGGCACGAGCGAGGCCGACCACGTGGCCCAGCGGCTGGCCCGGGAGCGGACCGGGTAG
- the deoD gene encoding purine-nucleoside phosphorylase yields MPTPHISAAPGDVAPVCLMPGDPRRARHIAETLLDDARLVTDVRNMEGFTGTHQGQPVSVVAHGMGIPSVSVYATELVRQYGVERLIRVGSCGSLRPDLPLRSVVVALGASTDSNVNRIRSGGLDLAAVADFGLARAAVDAAEAAGVPVRVGPVFTSDLFYAPDLGVNDRTSALGALAVDMETAGLYGVAAETGARALALLTVSDHLPTGERLSIQERETGFEAMARLALAVAVAP; encoded by the coding sequence GTGCCCACCCCCCACATCTCCGCCGCCCCGGGCGACGTGGCACCGGTCTGCCTCATGCCCGGCGACCCCCGCCGAGCCCGCCACATCGCCGAGACCCTGCTCGACGACGCCCGCCTGGTCACCGACGTGCGCAACATGGAGGGCTTCACCGGCACCCACCAGGGCCAGCCGGTGTCGGTGGTGGCCCACGGCATGGGCATCCCCTCGGTCTCCGTCTACGCCACCGAGCTGGTGCGCCAGTACGGCGTCGAGCGCCTCATCCGGGTCGGGTCCTGCGGCTCGCTGCGCCCCGACCTGCCCCTGCGCAGCGTGGTGGTGGCCCTGGGGGCCTCGACCGACTCCAACGTCAACCGCATCCGCTCCGGCGGCCTGGACCTGGCCGCGGTGGCCGACTTCGGGTTGGCCCGGGCCGCGGTCGACGCCGCCGAGGCGGCCGGCGTGCCGGTGCGGGTCGGCCCCGTGTTCACCTCCGACCTGTTCTACGCCCCCGACCTGGGGGTCAACGACCGGACCTCGGCCCTGGGGGCCCTGGCCGTGGACATGGAGACCGCCGGGCTGTACGGCGTGGCCGCCGAGACCGGGGCCCGGGCCCTGGCCCTGCTCACCGTGTCGGACCACCTCCCCACCGGGGAGCGCCTCTCGATCCAGGAGCGCGAGACCGGCTTCGAGGCCATGGCCCGCCTGGCCCTGGCCGTGGCCGTCGCCCCCTGA